A genomic window from Gossypium hirsutum isolate 1008001.06 chromosome D12, Gossypium_hirsutum_v2.1, whole genome shotgun sequence includes:
- the LOC121224197 gene encoding uncharacterized protein translates to MASYSSSFSHQRDGLYNDVYQPRTRSKRLYPIPQCVQIEVTISFNLITRHHRCLTDRLVTVSDTHFRQESRRFDLQVLRNQDQAYQILGAMLRRFPIGPTSLTFDVVIDKIIRHGLRISKWGSNMGRQVLPVRAKLWEIVTRHLVDDRALLRRALAESALLTNNTMVPANETSVKKMLKRVRVEDRDQRQDVQQSTKKRRVEAESCTICLEEIKVGSSASQMPCSHMFHSGCIEKWLKQSHYCPLCRFELPT, encoded by the coding sequence ATGGCTTCCTATTCCTCGTCCTTTTCGCATCAGCGTGATGGCCTGTACAATGATGTTTATCAACCCCGTACTAGGTCAAAACGTCTGTACCCCATTCCCCAATGCGTTCAAATCGAAGTAACCATCTCCTTCAATCTTATAACCCGCCACCATCGCTGCTTAACTGATCGACTCGTCACTGTATCCGACACCCACTTCCGTCAAGAATCTCGTCGTTTCGACCTCCAAGTTTTGAGAAACCAGGATCAGGCTTACCAAATCCTTGGTGCCATGTTGAGAAGATTCCCAATCGGCCCCACATCTCTTACTTTTGACGTTGTCATTGATAAGATTATCCGACACGGACTTCGAATCTCAAAGTGGGGTTCCAACATGGGTCGTCAAGTGTTGCCTGTACGTGCGAAGTTATGGGAAATAGTTACGCGTCACTTAGTCGACGATAGAGCTTTGCTAAGAAGGGCTTTGGCGGAATCTGCATTACTGACCAACAATACCATGGTTCCAGCGAATGAAACATCGGTTAAGAAAATGCTGAAAAGGGTTCGAGTTGAAGACAGAGATCAACGTCAAGATGTTCAACAAAGTACCAAAAAAAGGCGAGTGGAAGCTGAAAGTTGCACTATATGTTTAGAGGAAATCAAGGTCGGTTCATCCGCTTCTCAAATGCCTTGTTCTCATATGTTTCACAGTGGTTGCATCGAGAAGTGGTTGAAACAAAGCCATTATTGTCCTCTTTGCCGGTTCGAGTTGCCAACGTGA
- the LOC107946416 gene encoding ubiquitin-conjugating enzyme E2 2 — MGLKTVSSCCVARDLAGLCMHLKEVKMSTPARKRLMRDFKRLQQDPPAGISGAPQDNNIMLWNAVIFGPDDTPWDGGTFKLTLQFTEDYPNKPPTVRFVSRMFHPNIYADGSICLDILQNQWSPIYDVAAILTSIQSLLCDPNPNSPANSEAARMFSENKREYNRRVREIVEQSWTAD; from the exons ATGGGATTGAAAACAGTCTCTTCCTGTTGTGTAGCTCGTGACTTGGCGGGTCTTTGCATGCACCTCAAA GAGGTGAAGATGTCAACTCCTGCAAGGAAGAGATTGATGAGGGATTTTAAGAGGTTGCAGCAAGATCCTCCTGCAGGAATTAGTGGTGCACCTCAAGATAACAACATTATGCTTTGGAATGCTGTTATATTTGG ACCTGATGACACCCCATGGGATGGAG gTACGTTTAAGCTGACTCTTCAGTTTACGGAGGATTATCCAAATAAACCACCAACTGTTCGTTTTGTATCCCGAATGTTCCATCCAAATA TTTATGCTGATGGTAGCATCTGTTTGGACATTCTACAAAATCAGTGGAGTCCAATTTATGATGTAGCTGCAATACTGACATCTATTCAG TCATTGCTTTGTGATCCAAATCCTAATTCCCCTGCAAATTCTGAAGCTGCTCGGATGTTTAGTGAGAACAAGCGCGAATACAATAGGAGAGTACGTGAGATAGTCGAGCAGAGTTGGACTGCTGATTGA
- the LOC107946414 gene encoding probable serine/threonine-protein kinase PBL3: MGNCFFSSTRVDSTQSPQPTSASGGSRISSKTSRSSAPSSLTLPSFSDTSSINGCLPTPRTEGEILASPNLKPFSFNELKNATRNFRPDSLLGEGGFGYVFKGWIDENTLAAARPGSGMVIAVKKLKPEGFQGHKEWLTEVDYLGQLHHPNLVKLIGYCSEGENRLLVYEFMPKGSLENHLFRRGPQPLSWAVRLKVAIGAARGLSFLHDLKSQVIYRDFKASNILLDAEFNAKLSDFGLAKAGPTGDRTHVSTQVMGTQGYAAPEYVATGRLTAKSDVYSFGVVLLELLSGRRAVDKTKVGVEQSLVDWAKPYLGDKRKLFRIMDTKLGGQYPQKGAFTAATLALQCLNSEAKLRPRMSEVLAALEQLEAPKTASKHSQAEQHAVPLPVRKSPMRHRRSPMHLTPSASPLPSHRQSPRVH, from the exons ATGGGCAACTGCTTTTTTTCTTCCACTAGAGTCGATTCTACCCAAAGCCCCCAACCAACTTCTG CATCAGGAGGCTCAAGAATTTCTAGCAAAACCAGTCGATCTTCAGCTCCTTCAAGCTTGACTCTTCCATCTTTCAGTGATACAAGTAGTATTAATGGATGTCTTCCAACACCAAGGACTGAAGGAGAAATATTGGCATCCCCCAATTTGAAACCTTTCTCGTTCAATGAGTTGAAGAATGCCACCAGAAACTTTCGTCCCGACAGTCTTCTTGGTGAAGGTGGCTTTGGTTATGTCTTTAAAGGATGGATTGATGAAAACACATTAGCTGCTGCAAGGCCTGGCTCAGGAATGGTTATTGCTGTCAAGAAGCTTAAACCCGAAGGATTTCAAGGCCACAAAGAGTGGCTG ACTGAAGTTGATTATCTCGGGCAACTTCATCATCCAAATCTAGTTAAGCTAATCGGATATTGTTCAGAGGGTGAGAACCGTCTTTTGGTCTACGAGTTCATGCCTAAAGGAAGCTTGGAGAACCATCTTTTTAGAA GAGGGCCGCAGCCACTCTCTTGGGCAGTGAGGCTTAAGGTCGCCATCGGTGCCGCTAGAGGGCTCTCTTTCCTTCATGATTTGAAGTCCCAAGTCATATATCGTGATTTCAAAGCTTCTAATATTCTACTAGATGCG GAATTCAATGCAAAACTTTCTGATTTCGGATTGGCCAAGGCAGGGCCTACTGGCGATAGGACTCATGTATCGACTCAGGTTATGGGAACTCAAGGCTATGCAGCACCTGAATATGTCGCCACAG GTCGATTGACGGCTAAGAGCGATGTGTACAGCTTTGGAGTTGTTTTGCTTGAACTACTGTCTGGACGGCGTGCTGTTGATAAAACAAAAGTTGGCGTGGAGCAGAGTCTAGTAGACTGGGCAAAACCATATTTGGGTGACAAAAGAAAATTATTCCGAATCATGGACACAAAGTTGGGCGGCCAGTACCCCCAGAAAGGTGCTTTTACGGCAGCTACCCTTGCTTTACAGTGCCTAAATAGTGAAGCTAAACTCAGGCCTCGAATGTCAGAAGTTTTGGCAGCACTGGAGCAGCTAGAAGCCCCCAAAACTGCATCCAAACACAGTCAAGCAGAACAGCATGCTGTTCCACTTCCTGTTCGGAAATCCCCAATGCGACACCGTCGATCGCCTATGCATCTAACACCCAGTGCATCTCCATTACCATCTCACAGACAATCTCCGCGGGTACATTGA
- the LOC107946415 gene encoding vacuolar protein sorting-associated protein 29, with protein sequence MVLVLAIGDLHIPHRAPDLPPKFKSMLVPGKIQHIICTGNLCIKEVHDYFKTLCPDLHITRGEYDEDSRYPENKTLTIGQFKLGICHGHQVIPWGDLDSLAMVQRQLDVDILVTGHTHQFKAYKHEGGVVINPGSATGAYSSFTYDVNPSFVLMDIDGLRVVVYVYELIDGEVKVDKIDFKKTATASAH encoded by the exons ATGGTGTTAGTTTTAGCAATAGGAGACCTTCATATTCCTCACAGGGCACCTGATCTGCCTCCAAAGTTCAAGTCCATGCTTGTTCCTGGCAAGATTCAGCACATCATTTGCACTGGCAATCTCTGTATCAAA GAAGTTCATGATTACTTCAAGACTCTGTGTCCTGATCTGCATATTACTCGAGGTGAATATGATGAAGATTCCCGTTATCCAGAGAACAAAACACTGACAATTGGTCAATTCAAGCTTGGGATATGCCATGGGCATCAG GTCATTCCATGGGGGGATTTGGATTCACTAGCAATGGTACAAAGGCAATTGGACGTGGATATCCTTGTAACTGGTCACACTCATCAGTTCAAAGCATACAAGCATGAGGGTGGTGTCGTCATAAATCCAGGCTCGGCCACTGGTGCATATAGTAGTTTCACCTACGATGTTAACCCGAGCTTTGTGCTCATGGACATCGATGGCTTGCGTGTTGTGGTATATGTGTATGAACTCATCGATGGTGAAGTTAAGGTCGACAAAATTGATTTTAAGAAGACAGCCACTGCTTCTGCACATTAA